One window from the genome of Cucumis melo cultivar AY chromosome 10, USDA_Cmelo_AY_1.0, whole genome shotgun sequence encodes:
- the LOC127151149 gene encoding zinc finger BED domain-containing protein RICESLEEPER 2-like, translating into MELECDGSCEASKIVRDEDTDGKRKIIDVDLDSYGREDVPNPPKIRKNVTQSMVWDYFERLKGDPNDPRAKCKYCGIVYACHFKRNSTGTMKHHLENCKKYPYQKKRDQTQMTLAFKPKDKVGDNSSQLVCESFSLDGCRDALVGMIIVDELPFKFVEGEGFKKFVDKLTCGNHTRFAVPSRFTVARDVLKLYVNEKNRLRDMFVKNKYRVSLTTDCWTSGQNINYMVLIAHFIDSDWKLHKRILSFSPIENHKGDTIGKTIEKNLKDWGIERVMTLTVDNASSNDTAVAYLLKRFNKGLLFGGEFLHVRCCAHILNLIVTDAFKEHNACIDRIRYAVRFIRSSPARFLKFK; encoded by the coding sequence ATGGAGTTAGAGTGTGATGGGAGTTGTGAAGCTTCAAAAATCGTAAGGGACGAAGATACGGATGGCAAGCGTAAAATCATTGATGTTGATCTTGATTCATATGGGAGAGAAGATGTTCCAAATCCCCCAAAAATAAGGAAGAATGTCACACAATCAATGGTTTGGGACTACTTTGAGAGGCTTAAAGGTGATCCTAATGACCCTCGTGctaaatgtaaatattgtgGAATTGTTTATGCATGTCATTTTAAACGTAATAGTACTGGAACTATGAAGCATCATTTAGAAAATTGCAAAAAGTACCCTTACCAAAAAAAGAGAGACCAAACTCAAATGACATTAGCTTTTAAGCCTAAAGACAAAGTTGGAGATAATTCTTCACAACTTGTATGTGAATCATTTAGTTTAGATGGTTGTCGGGATGCTTTGGTTGGGATGATAATAGTTGATGAATTGCCCTTTAAGTTTGTGGAGGGTGAGGGATTTAAGAAGTTTGTGGATAAATTAACATGTGGAAATCATACTAGATTTGCTGTTCCATCTCGATTTACTGTGGCTAGAGATGTGCTTAAGTTATATGTTAATGAGAAGAATCGTTTGAGAGACatgtttgtaaaaaataagTATAGAGTTTCTCTCACCACTGATTGTTGGACATCgggacaaaatattaattacatgGTCCTAATAGCCCATTTCATTGATTCTGATTGGAAATTACATAAGAGAATACTTAGTTTTTCTCCAATTGAGAATCATAAAGGTGATACTATCGGCAAAACCattgaaaagaatttgaaggaTTGGGGCATTGAGAGGGTAATGACTTTGACAGTTGATAACGCAAGTTCGAATGACACTGCTGTTGCTTATCTTTTAAAGAGATTCAATAAAGGATTATTGTTTGGTGGGGAATTTCTACATGTTCGTTGTTGTGCCCATATATTGAATCTTATAGTAACTGATGCTTTTAAGGAACATAATGCTTGTATTGATAGGATTCGATATGCTGTGCGATTTATAAGGTCTTCTCCTGctcgttttttgaaatttaaataa